The Paenibacillus dendritiformis region GCTGCCTGCGAGGATCCGGACAGGCCATGCCTCGCTAGGCGGAAGCGCCGGAAGGCTTGGCCGGCAGCAGAACGGTGAACGCCGTCCCTTCCCCGACGGCGCTCGCGGCGCGAATCGATCCGCCGTGCAAGTGAACGATGCGCTCGGCGATGGAGAGACCGAGGCCGGTTCCGCTCTGCGATCCCCGCTCCGGAGAGCTTGATTTGTAGAAGCGGTCGAAAATATAGGGAAGATCCTCCGCGGCGATGCCTTTGCCGGTATCGCGAATGACCACCTCGGCGCTTCCATGCTCATTTATTCCACATTGTACATAAAGGCCTCCGCCCGTATCTGTAAACTTGATCGCATTGGCCAGCAGGTTCATCCACACTTGATGGAGCAGGCCGGCATCGCCGGACATCTCCGTCTTCTCAAGCTCGAGATGGAGCTCCAGCTCCTTCTCCGACCATTGGGGCTCGAGCGTAATCAACAGCTCCCGGAGCTGCTCATCAAGCCGGAACGCTACCCTCTTGAGCGCCTCCTGGCCGCGATCAAGCGAGGCGAGCGTCAGCAGCTGCCGGCTGAGCCCGGACAAGCGATCGCTCTCCACCGCGATAATATGGAGATAGTTGCGTTCCTCTTCCGGAGGCAGCGGATGTTCGAGCAATTGGACGGCCAGCCCGCGAATTGACGTAAGCGGGGACTGAATCTCATGGGACACGTTGGCGACGAACTGCTTCCGCATCGTGTCCGCCTGCTCGATCGATTGGGCCATTCGCGTGAACCGGCGGGCCAGTTCTCCGATCTCGTCCTGGCGGTGGACGTCAAGCCGCACATCATATTGGCCGCGCTCGAGCTCGGTGGTTGCCTTCGCCAGCCGGTTGACCGGGCGGACGATGTACCGGGACTTGATGGCGATAAGCACGAGGCTGAAGCCGAAGGTTACGGCCAGCAGCACGGCCAGCAGCAGGCGGATCTCCTCTGTCTGCTGCACCATATCCGGGCGGATGAACAGCGCATGGCGGCCGGCCTGCGCTTCCAGCAGGAGACCGTAACTGAACTCCAACTTGTTCTCGAAAATATTCGGGATGAACCACCGCTGCTTGTTCTCCAGCAGTCCCTTGTATACTTGGCCGTCAAGCACGCGCCGCACGACTCCCTCCGGCAAGGAGGCATCCTTGAAGGCGCGGCCGAATGCGGCCGCTTGCCCGTCCTCGTTGAACACATAGAGCTGGTACCCCATCCCGGAGAGATGCTCCATATAGGATGCGAGCTTGTCCGGGGGCGATTCCTTGGCGAAAAAGGTGATGGAACGCCCGATATCCTGCATCTTCTCCTCATAATGGAGATTGAGCGTATGGCTGTAAGCCAGATTGGCCGTCAGGAGGCCAACCGCGAAGCTGAGCAGCACAATGACGACGGAGCTGGTCACAATCGTCGCATATAAGGATCTCATGCGTCGCGAACCTCCAGCTTATAGCCGAGTCCCCGGATGGTGACGATGCGGAAGTCATCTGTTGCCTCATGCAGCCGCTCCCGCAGACGCTTAATATGGACATCGATGGTCCGGCTGTCGCCGGTGAAGTCGGCGCCCCAGATCTGATCGAGCAGCTGGTCGCGCGTGAACAATCTTCCGGGATGGCCGGCCAGCTGCGCCAGCAGCTCGAATTCCTTGCGGGGCAAGGTCCATTCCTGCCCGCCGGTCGTCACCAGATAGCTCGCTCTGTCGATGATCGTGCCGTGGAAGCGGATCGTTGAGGCCGAGACGAGCTGATAGCGCCGCAGGAGCGCCTTCATCCGGAACAGAAGCTCCTTCGGCTCGAACGGCTTTACCAGATAATCGTCGGTACCGGCTTCATAGCCGGCGGCCTTATCCTCCAGCTCTCCGCGGGCCGTGAGCAAAATGACCGGAATATCGTAATGCCGGCGGATATCGGCGCAGAGCGTCCAACCGTCCACGCC contains the following coding sequences:
- a CDS encoding response regulator transcription factor, which translates into the protein MRIRVLVADDDPHIRALLRLILEREQYEVVEAADGLKASLLLEKETVHIAVVDVMMPGVDGWTLCADIRRHYDIPVILLTARGELEDKAAGYEAGTDDYLVKPFEPKELLFRMKALLRRYQLVSASTIRFHGTIIDRASYLVTTGGQEWTLPRKEFELLAQLAGHPGRLFTRDQLLDQIWGADFTGDSRTIDVHIKRLRERLHEATDDFRIVTIRGLGYKLEVRDA
- a CDS encoding sensor histidine kinase — translated: MRSLYATIVTSSVVIVLLSFAVGLLTANLAYSHTLNLHYEEKMQDIGRSITFFAKESPPDKLASYMEHLSGMGYQLYVFNEDGQAAAFGRAFKDASLPEGVVRRVLDGQVYKGLLENKQRWFIPNIFENKLEFSYGLLLEAQAGRHALFIRPDMVQQTEEIRLLLAVLLAVTFGFSLVLIAIKSRYIVRPVNRLAKATTELERGQYDVRLDVHRQDEIGELARRFTRMAQSIEQADTMRKQFVANVSHEIQSPLTSIRGLAVQLLEHPLPPEEERNYLHIIAVESDRLSGLSRQLLTLASLDRGQEALKRVAFRLDEQLRELLITLEPQWSEKELELHLELEKTEMSGDAGLLHQVWMNLLANAIKFTDTGGGLYVQCGINEHGSAEVVIRDTGKGIAAEDLPYIFDRFYKSSSPERGSQSGTGLGLSIAERIVHLHGGSIRAASAVGEGTAFTVLLPAKPSGASA